In one window of Pseudochaenichthys georgianus chromosome 5, fPseGeo1.2, whole genome shotgun sequence DNA:
- the tma7 gene encoding translation machinery-associated protein 7, with protein sequence MSGREGGKKKPLKAPKKQNKEMDDDEVAFKQKQKEEQKALEALKTKASGKGPMCGTGIKKSGKK encoded by the exons ATGTCCGGAAGAGAAG GAGGAAAAAAGAAGCCCCTGAAGGCGCCCAAGAAACAGAACAAGGAAATGGATGAT GATGAAGTTGCCTTCAAGCAGAAGCAGAAGGAGGAACAGAAGGCGTTGGAAGCGTTGAAGACCAAAGCTTCAGGAAAAGGACCTATGT GCGGCACTGGCATCAAGAAATCTGGCAAGAAGTAA
- the ccdc51 gene encoding mitochondrial potassium channel, producing MRYRGAQICLRTRGACCLSRLFLPGRISLIRTYSAHHQPGSPPPTPPQTPPINPTPPDGKGNAEVVKERALAALQHAGELGHQWGQRSAQAASSSLNYWWERYEEFVGINEVRVAQTRVNEAESAFMVSRGMVREAHGSLEVLQVRLKEVRDRLDRVSREEAHYLELATQEHRLLQEERRLRTAYENAEGSEREKFALFSAGVRASHEKERTRAERTKNWSIIGSVLGALIGVMGSTYINRVRLQELKNLLLEAQKGPESLQEALKVQAGNHRLQQDEFRSLIDSLRLALSDAFSPRDVVLLQDSKHTTSDPPSVPLSALKELHISSKRTETLLEKLLPQLGNMEEGMGRMEGRMMVVKKLLEDTHTETHTKPHTEPQAEPHTETHTEPQALLETTKETERKDRWESEVLVRRLEETQRTLGERIRTNNVYNAVFTFSATAITVAAVYLLLRGSA from the exons ATGAG GTACAGAGGAGCTCAGATCTGCCTCCGGACTCGTGGCGCTTGTTGTCTTTCTCGCCTCTTCCTGCCCGGCAGAATCTCTCTGATCCGGACCTACAGCGCTCACCATCAGCCTGGCTCTCCTCCACCCACCCCTCCACAAACCCCACCAATTAACCCCACCCCTCCTGATGGGAAGGGCAATGCTGAGGTGGTAAAGGAGCGCGCCCTGGCTGCGTTACAG caTGCAGGTGAGTTGGGTCATCAGTGGGGTCAAAGGTCGGCTCAGGCTGCCAGCTCCTCTCTGAACTATTGGTGGGAAAGATATGAGGAGTTTGTCGGGATCAACGAGGTCCGAGTGGCTCAAACCAGAGTCAATGAG GCGGAGTCAGCGTTCATGGTGTCCAGAGGGATGGTGCGCGAGGCTCACGGCAGCCTGGAGGTTCTGCAGGTCCGTCTGAAAGAGGTCCGAGACCGCCTGGACCGGGTCTCCAGAGAAGAGGCTCACTACCTGGAGCTCGCCACGCAGGAGCACAGACTGCTGCAG GAGGAGCGTCGTCTCCGAACGGCGTACGAGAACGCAGAGGGGTCGGAGCGGGAAAAGTTCGCCTTGTTCTCTGCGGGCGTTCGGGCGAGTCACGAGAAGGAGAGAACGAGAGCGGAGAGAACCAAGAACTGGTCCATCATCGGGTCGGTGCTCGGAGCGCTGATCGGGGTCATGGGCTCAACGTACATCAACAGAGTCCGCCTGCAG GAGCTGAAGAACCTGCTGCTGGAGGCTCAGAAAGGTCCGGAGAGTCTTCAGGAAGCTCTCAAAGTCCAGGCAGGAAATCACCGCCTGCAGCAGGACGAGTTTCGCTCGCTCATCGACAGCCTGAGACTCGCTCTGAGCGACGCTTTCTCTCCGCGGGACGTCGTCCTCCTGCAGGACAGCAAACACACGACATCAGACCCTCCCTCCGTGCCTCTCTCGGCCCTGAAGGAGCTCCACATCAGCAGCAAGAGGACGGAGACACTGCTGGAGAAGCTGCTGCCTCAGCTGGGGAACATGGAGGAAGGGATGGGGAGGATGGAGGGGCGGATGATGGTGGTGAAGAAGCTCctggaggacacacacactgagacacaCACCAAACCACACACTGAACCACAGGCTGAACCACACACTGAGACACACACTGAACCACAGGCGCTGTTAGAAACAACAAAGGAAACGGAGAGAAAGGACCGATGGGAGTCTGAGGTGCTGGTGAGGCGTCTGGAGGAGACTCAGAGAACTCTGGGAGAACGGATCAGGACAAATAATGTTTATAACGCCGTGTTTACGTTCAGCGCCACCGCCATCACCGTGGCGGCCGTCTACCTGCTGCTCAGAGGGAGCGCTTAG